A region of Osmerus eperlanus chromosome 9, fOsmEpe2.1, whole genome shotgun sequence DNA encodes the following proteins:
- the khdrbs1a gene encoding KH domain-containing, RNA-binding, signal transduction-associated protein 1a, with amino-acid sequence MMSPSEIKPETGVVAKKGKVDESKYLPELLAEKDSLDSSFTHAMKLISAEIERIQKGETKKEADKETYLDLFTTRNIKVKERVLIPVKQYPRFNFVGKILGPQGNTIKRLQEETGAKISVLGKGSMRDKAKEEELRKGGEAKYAHLGMELHVFIEVMAPIPEAYVRMAHAMDEVKKFLIPETLEHEQFMDPNYLNGAQDGSGRGRGAPSRGRGGPPHSSAGSRGRGMPPRGGAPRGGAQRGGALRGGPSRGGAARGAPAGRGGPPSSSSRGGSAPRSRPPTPGAPRMLPPPAHAHQQHHQPQQHHQHPPPPKPEPYEEYPAYEEAYAEPSYESYDAYYSQQAPQADTEYYDYGHGEAQETCEPYAQDDWEGSWPSTGGKAPPPRQAKGAYREHPYRY; translated from the exons ATGATGAGCCCGTCAGAAATAAAACCCGAGACTGGTGTCGTTGCTAAAAAAGGCAAAGTTGATGAAAGCAAGTATCTACCAGAGCTTCTTGCCGAAAAAGACAGCCTTGATTCGTCGTTCACACATGCGATGAAACTCATATCTGCAG AGATTGAAAGGATTCAGAAAGGAGAGACCAAGAAAGAGGCAGACAAAGAAACATACCTCGACCTGTTCACGACGAGGAATATCAAGGTTAAGGAGCGGGTGCTCATTCCTGTCAAGCAGTACCCACGG TTCAATTTTGTAGGTAAAATCCTGGGACCCCAAGGCAACACCATCAAGCGTCTTCAGGAGGAGACTGGAGCTAAGATCTCCGTGCTGGGCAAAGGCTCCATGAGGGACAAGGCCAAG GAGGAGGAGCTTCGTAAAGGTGGGGAGGCCAAGTACGCTCACCTGGGGATGGAGCTGCACGTGTTCATTGAAGTGATGGCTCCCATCCCTGAGGCCTACGTGCGCATGGCGCATGCCATGGACGAGGTCAAGAAGTTCCTGATCCCT GAGACCTTGGAACATGAACAGTTCATGGACCCTAACTACCTGAATGGAGCTCAAGATGGATCAGGCAGGGGCCGAGGAGCCCCAAGCAGAGGCAGGGGTGGGCCCCCACACAGCTCAGCTGGATCCAG GGGCCGTGGGATGCCACCTCGTGGAGGGGCCCCTCGCGGAGGAGCCCAGCGTGGAGGAGCGCTACGAGGGGGCCCATCCAGAGGGGGGGCTGCTAGGGGAGCACCTGCGGGGCGCGGGGGACCCCCCTCATCGTCCTCCCGAGGGGGCTCGGCTCCTCGTTCCAGGCCCCCCACACCAGGGGCCCCCCGGATgctgccccctccagcccacgcccaccagcagcaccaccagccccagcagcaccaccagcaccccCCTCCGCCCAAACCAGAACCCTATGAAGAATAT CCTGCTTACGAAGAGGCGTACGCTGAGCCTTCTTACGAGTCTTACGATGCTTATTACAGCCAACAGGCTCCTCAGGC GGACACGGAGTACTACGACTACGGACATGGAGAAGCCCAGGAGACTTGTGAGCCGTACG cTCAGGATGACTGGGAGGGCTCCTGGCCCAGCACTGGGGGcaaggccccgccccccaggcAGGCTAAAGGAGCCTATCGGGAGCACCCTTACCGCTACTGA
- the tmem39b gene encoding transmembrane protein 39B isoform X3 translates to MAGGRRGANRSAYCRSPLSSEPGSVGNGNHSTSSPVTGVRSRTRNGSGAGISSPPLAAQTVVPLKHCKIPDLSLERSVLFELHLFFCHLIALFVHYVNIYKTVWWYPPSHPPSHTSLNFHLIDYNMLVFTIIVLARRLIAAIVKEASQSGKLSFPHSIFLVMARFAVLTLTGWSLCRSLIYLFRTYSVLSLLFLCYPFGMYIPFFRLSSDLRRPGPFSSIASIGSKEMGGLGAGRDYLTVLKETWKQHTSQLYGVQAMPTHACCLSPDLIRKEVEYLKMDFNWRMKEVLVSSMLSAYYVAFVPVWFVKSTQYVDKRWSCELFILVSVSTSVILMRHLLPPRYCDLLHKAAAHLGCWHKVDPSVCSNVLQHIWSEEYMWPHGVLVKHSKNVYKAMGHYNVAVPSDVSHYRFYVSMTQ, encoded by the exons ATGGCAGGCGGCCGGAGAGGGGCGAACCGCTCTGCTTATTGCCGGTCTCCGCTGAGCAGCGAGCCTGGCTCTGTTGGCAACGGCAACCACTCCACCAGCTCCCCAGTCACCGGGGTGCGGTCCCGGACGCG gaACGGCTCAGGTGCAGGTATCTCCAGCCCTCCGCTGGCTGCCCAGACGGTGGTTCCTCTGAAACACTGTAAGATCCCAGATCTCTCTCTGGAGCGCAGCGTGCTGTTCGAGCTGCACCTGTTCTTCTGCCACCTCATCGCCCTCTTCGTCCACTACGTCAACATCTACAAGACGGTGTGGTGGTACCCACCGtcacaccccccctcacacacctctctg AACTTTCATCTTATTGATTATAACATGCTGGTGTTTACGATCATCGTGCTGGCTCGAAGGCTGATCGCAGCAATTGTGAAAGAG gCCTCTCAGAGTGGGAAACTGTCCTTTCCTCACTCCATCTTCTTGGTAATGGCTCGGTTTGCTGTGCTCACCCTGACGGGCTGGAGTCTGTGTCGCTCCCTCATATACCTGTTCAGGACCTACTCTGTTCTTAGCCTGCTGTTCCTCTGCTACCC GTTCGGGATGTACATACCCTTCTTCCGTCTGAGCAGCGACCTGCGTCGGCCGggccccttctcctccatcgcCAGCATTGGCTCCAAGGAgatggggggcctgggggctgggcGGGACTACCTGACGGTGCTGAAGGAGACCTGGAAGCAGCACACCAGCCAGCTGTATGGCGTGCAGGCCATGCCCACCCATGCCTGCTGCCTCTCGCCCGACCTCATCCGCAAGGAGGTGGAGTACCTGAAGATGGACTTCAactggaggatgaaggaggtCCTGGTCAGCTCCATGCTCAGTGCGTACTATGTGGCCTTCGTCCCTGTGTGGTTCGTCAAG AGTACCCAGTATGTGGACAAGCGCTGGTCATGTGAGCTCTTCATCCTGGTGTCTGTGAGCACCTCGGTCATCCTGATGAGACACCTGCTGCCCCCACGATACTGCGATCTCCTCCACAAGGCTGCTGCGCACCTGGGCTGCTGGCACAAGGTGGACCCCTCCGTCTGCTCAAACGTCCTGCAGCACAT ATGGAGCGAGGAGTACATGTGGCCACACGGCGTCCTGGTGAAGCACAGTAAGAACGTCTACAAGGCCATGGGCCACTACAACGTAGCCGTGCCCTCCGACGTGTCACACTATCGCTTCTACGTGAGTATGACC cagtga
- the tmem39b gene encoding transmembrane protein 39B isoform X1: MAGGRRGANRSAYCRSPLSSEPGSVGNGNHSTSSPVTGVRSRTRNGSGAGISSPPLAAQTVVPLKHCKIPDLSLERSVLFELHLFFCHLIALFVHYVNIYKTVWWYPPSHPPSHTSLNFHLIDYNMLVFTIIVLARRLIAAIVKEASQSGKLSFPHSIFLVMARFAVLTLTGWSLCRSLIYLFRTYSVLSLLFLCYPFGMYIPFFRLSSDLRRPGPFSSIASIGSKEMGGLGAGRDYLTVLKETWKQHTSQLYGVQAMPTHACCLSPDLIRKEVEYLKMDFNWRMKEVLVSSMLSAYYVAFVPVWFVKSTQYVDKRWSCELFILVSVSTSVILMRHLLPPRYCDLLHKAAAHLGCWHKVDPSVCSNVLQHIWSEEYMWPHGVLVKHSKNVYKAMGHYNVAVPSDVSHYRFYFFFNKPLRILNILIILEGAMIFYQLYSLICSEKWHQTISLALILFSNYYAFFKLLRDRIVLGKAYSYSNSSPDQKIS, encoded by the exons ATGGCAGGCGGCCGGAGAGGGGCGAACCGCTCTGCTTATTGCCGGTCTCCGCTGAGCAGCGAGCCTGGCTCTGTTGGCAACGGCAACCACTCCACCAGCTCCCCAGTCACCGGGGTGCGGTCCCGGACGCG gaACGGCTCAGGTGCAGGTATCTCCAGCCCTCCGCTGGCTGCCCAGACGGTGGTTCCTCTGAAACACTGTAAGATCCCAGATCTCTCTCTGGAGCGCAGCGTGCTGTTCGAGCTGCACCTGTTCTTCTGCCACCTCATCGCCCTCTTCGTCCACTACGTCAACATCTACAAGACGGTGTGGTGGTACCCACCGtcacaccccccctcacacacctctctg AACTTTCATCTTATTGATTATAACATGCTGGTGTTTACGATCATCGTGCTGGCTCGAAGGCTGATCGCAGCAATTGTGAAAGAG gCCTCTCAGAGTGGGAAACTGTCCTTTCCTCACTCCATCTTCTTGGTAATGGCTCGGTTTGCTGTGCTCACCCTGACGGGCTGGAGTCTGTGTCGCTCCCTCATATACCTGTTCAGGACCTACTCTGTTCTTAGCCTGCTGTTCCTCTGCTACCC GTTCGGGATGTACATACCCTTCTTCCGTCTGAGCAGCGACCTGCGTCGGCCGggccccttctcctccatcgcCAGCATTGGCTCCAAGGAgatggggggcctgggggctgggcGGGACTACCTGACGGTGCTGAAGGAGACCTGGAAGCAGCACACCAGCCAGCTGTATGGCGTGCAGGCCATGCCCACCCATGCCTGCTGCCTCTCGCCCGACCTCATCCGCAAGGAGGTGGAGTACCTGAAGATGGACTTCAactggaggatgaaggaggtCCTGGTCAGCTCCATGCTCAGTGCGTACTATGTGGCCTTCGTCCCTGTGTGGTTCGTCAAG AGTACCCAGTATGTGGACAAGCGCTGGTCATGTGAGCTCTTCATCCTGGTGTCTGTGAGCACCTCGGTCATCCTGATGAGACACCTGCTGCCCCCACGATACTGCGATCTCCTCCACAAGGCTGCTGCGCACCTGGGCTGCTGGCACAAGGTGGACCCCTCCGTCTGCTCAAACGTCCTGCAGCACAT ATGGAGCGAGGAGTACATGTGGCCACACGGCGTCCTGGTGAAGCACAGTAAGAACGTCTACAAGGCCATGGGCCACTACAACGTAGCCGTGCCCTCCGACGTGTCACACTATCGCTTCTAC TTTTTCTTCAACAAGCCGTTACGAATATTGAACATCCTCATCATCTTAGAGGGGGCGATGATTTTCTACCAGCTCTACTCGTTGATATGTTCAGAAAAGTGGCACCAGACCATATCCCTGGCTTTAATCCTCTTCAGCAATTACTACGCCTTCTTCAAGCTACTCAGAGACAGAATAGTCTTAGGCAAGGCCTACTCGTACTCAAACAGCTCTCCCGACCAGAAAATAAGTTAA
- the LOC134026809 gene encoding CD276 antigen-like, which translates to MLFLTFFWTLSSCTDSFEVTTPSRHVVAIRERSVVLGCSFSPDRLSGLKSLVITWQRAEDSRVVHSFYYGADKLDKQSHQYRNRTVLFVSELEAGNASLMISGVRLGDAGLYLCAVSTSQGTHSAQVQVDYAALYSEPRLSIQVNWTGVSVVYETEGYPEAQVQWEDSAGQQLVHQTQVSPLREGLLFLRTQIVPLDNSKNTFNLTFILKNQHVKQTLERVVTLNHAPCPERGTHQKAVIPLSVVCALLCVVVLGMCIQKKRTIRNHT; encoded by the exons ATGCTGTTTCTAACTTTCTTTTGGACACTATCCAGTTGTACAG ATAGTTTTGAAGTGACCACACCCTCCAGGCATGTGGTGGCAATTCGGGAGAGATCCGTGGTGCTGGGATGCAGCTTCTCCCCAGACCGCCTCTCTGGGCTGAAGAGCCTGGTCATCACATGGCAGAGGGCAGAAGACTCCAGGGTGGTTCACAGCTTCTACTATGGTGCAGACAAGCTGGACAAGCAGAGCCATCAGTACAGGAACAGGACGGTCCTGTTTGTGTCGGAGCTGGAAGCTGGGAACGCGTCCCTGATGATATCTGGAGTGAGACTGGGGGATGCTGGGCTCTACCTGTGCGCTGTGAGCACTTCGCAGGGAACACACAGCGCACAGGTCCAGGTGGATTATGCAG CATTGTACTCCGAGCCTAGATTGAGTATCCAGGTGAACTGGACCGGCGTCAGTGTTGTGTATGAGACGGAAGGCTATCCAGAGGCACAAGTGCAGTGGGAGGATTCTGCAGGCCAGCAGCTTGTCCACCAGACACAGGTGTCTCCTCTGCGGGAGGGGCTTCTCTTTCTGAGGACACAGATTGTGCCACTGGAcaacagcaaaaacacattcaacCTCACCTTCATTCTGAAGAACCAGCATGTCAAGCAAACCCTGGAACGAGTAGTAACCTTAAACCATG CACCTTGCCCAGAAAGAGGAACACACCAGAAGGCAGTCATACCACTGTCTGTTGTATGTGCACTCCTTTGTGTGGTGGTCCTTGGAATGTGCATACAGAAGAAAAGAACTATTCGCAATCATACCTGA
- the LOC134026255 gene encoding syncoilin-like: protein MSAEGSWKGREVDSPEDTHPEGRLEGAGTDCVCSTVSDGVSLTQGTITEMVQSAERQAEEAWAWAAGGLDSVGRLFEECIEAVSLLEAEREMLVQECLRLQQQRLQAVEALRAERGRGQQLLSLVQLSHAGLQEQVAQVKRRLFVTTRDCIQSQVTLAALQYDVAEFMLTQEELQSQVQSLAEEAVQLREAQQQQLTFLRDQARRPSRPRASSDLSHVRRASLALQRRLSGSMRALEGWYEPRLLALLRRRQAGEEALRRTREAGGDLEARLGPLREETWRLQLQRACLEERMVLRKREREESVAQQKEIVETLEDTVRDLKLELEVLKKSKTNMEKVTSDLLREVDFQRRGGDVCETTEEQDA, encoded by the exons ATGTCTGCTGAGGGTTcatggaaagggagagaggttgaTTCCCCAGAGGACACTCACCCAGAGGGGAGACTGGAGGGTGCTGGgacagactgtgtgtgcagCACCGTCAGCGATGGGGTCAGCCTGACCCAGGGGACCATCACAGAGATGGTGCAGTCAgctgagagacaggctgaggagGCCTGGGCTTGGGCAGCAGGGGGTTTGGACAGTGTGGGACGACTGTTTGAGGAGTGCATCGAGGCGGTCTCCCTCCtggaggcggagagggagaTGTTGGTGCAGGAGTGTCTCCGCCTGCAGCAGCAGAGGCTGCAGGCTGTGGAGGCCCTGAGGGCCGAGCGAGGCAGAGGGCAGCAGCTGCTCTCACTGGTGCAGCTCAGCCACGCCGGACTGCAGGAGCAGGTGGCACAGGTGAAGAGGAGGCTGTTTGTCACGACCAGGGACTGCATTCAGAGTCAGGTGACTCTGGCTGCCCTGCAGTATGATGTGGCCGAGTTCATGCTCACACAG GAGGAGCTCCAGTCTCAGGTCCAGAGCCTGGCGGAGGAGGCAGTCCAGCTGCGGGAGGCCCAGCAACAGCAGCTGACCTTCCTGAGGGACCAGGCCAGGAGGCCCAGCCGGCCCCGCGCCTCCAGCGACCTGAGCCACGTCCGCAGGGCCTCGCTGGCCCTGCAGCGGCGCCTGAGTGGCAGCATGCGGGCCCTGGAGGGCTGGTACGAGCCCCGTCTGCTGGCTCTGCTgcggaggaggcaggctggggaggaggccttgaggaggaccagggaggcggggggggaccTGGAGGCCCGGCTGGGGCCGCTAAGAGAGGAGACATGGAGGCTGCAGCTGCAGAGGGcgtgtctggaggagaggatggtcctgaggaagagggagagggaggagagtgtggcACAGCAGAAG GAGATtgtggagacattggaggacaCTGTGAGAGATTTAAAACTGGAGCTTGAGGTTTTGAAAAAGTCCAAAACAAACATGGAGAAAGTGACCAGTGACCTTTTAAGAGAGGTGGACTTTCAAAG ACGCGGTGGTGACGTGTGTGAGACCACAGAAGAACAGGATGCATGA
- the tmem39b gene encoding transmembrane protein 39B isoform X2, with protein sequence MAGGRRGANRSAYCRSPLSSEPGSVGNGNHSTSSPVTGVRSRTRNGSGAGISSPPLAAQTVVPLKHCKIPDLSLERSVLFELHLFFCHLIALFVHYVNIYKTVWWYPPSHPPSHTSLNFHLIDYNMLVFTIIVLARRLIAAIVKEASQSGKLSFPHSIFLVMARFAVLTLTGWSLCRSLIYLFRTYSVLSLLFLCYPFGMYIPFFRLSSDLRRPGPFSSIASIGSKEMGGLGAGRDYLTVLKETWKQHTSQLYGVQAMPTHACCLSPDLIRKEVEYLKMDFNWRMKEVLVSSMLSAYYVAFVPVWFVKSTQYVDKRWSCELFILVSVSTSVILMRHLLPPRYCDLLHKAAAHLGCWHKVDPSVCSNVLQHIWSEEYMWPHGVLVKHSKNVYKAMGHYNVAVPSDVSHYRFYVSMTLWSPA encoded by the exons ATGGCAGGCGGCCGGAGAGGGGCGAACCGCTCTGCTTATTGCCGGTCTCCGCTGAGCAGCGAGCCTGGCTCTGTTGGCAACGGCAACCACTCCACCAGCTCCCCAGTCACCGGGGTGCGGTCCCGGACGCG gaACGGCTCAGGTGCAGGTATCTCCAGCCCTCCGCTGGCTGCCCAGACGGTGGTTCCTCTGAAACACTGTAAGATCCCAGATCTCTCTCTGGAGCGCAGCGTGCTGTTCGAGCTGCACCTGTTCTTCTGCCACCTCATCGCCCTCTTCGTCCACTACGTCAACATCTACAAGACGGTGTGGTGGTACCCACCGtcacaccccccctcacacacctctctg AACTTTCATCTTATTGATTATAACATGCTGGTGTTTACGATCATCGTGCTGGCTCGAAGGCTGATCGCAGCAATTGTGAAAGAG gCCTCTCAGAGTGGGAAACTGTCCTTTCCTCACTCCATCTTCTTGGTAATGGCTCGGTTTGCTGTGCTCACCCTGACGGGCTGGAGTCTGTGTCGCTCCCTCATATACCTGTTCAGGACCTACTCTGTTCTTAGCCTGCTGTTCCTCTGCTACCC GTTCGGGATGTACATACCCTTCTTCCGTCTGAGCAGCGACCTGCGTCGGCCGggccccttctcctccatcgcCAGCATTGGCTCCAAGGAgatggggggcctgggggctgggcGGGACTACCTGACGGTGCTGAAGGAGACCTGGAAGCAGCACACCAGCCAGCTGTATGGCGTGCAGGCCATGCCCACCCATGCCTGCTGCCTCTCGCCCGACCTCATCCGCAAGGAGGTGGAGTACCTGAAGATGGACTTCAactggaggatgaaggaggtCCTGGTCAGCTCCATGCTCAGTGCGTACTATGTGGCCTTCGTCCCTGTGTGGTTCGTCAAG AGTACCCAGTATGTGGACAAGCGCTGGTCATGTGAGCTCTTCATCCTGGTGTCTGTGAGCACCTCGGTCATCCTGATGAGACACCTGCTGCCCCCACGATACTGCGATCTCCTCCACAAGGCTGCTGCGCACCTGGGCTGCTGGCACAAGGTGGACCCCTCCGTCTGCTCAAACGTCCTGCAGCACAT ATGGAGCGAGGAGTACATGTGGCCACACGGCGTCCTGGTGAAGCACAGTAAGAACGTCTACAAGGCCATGGGCCACTACAACGTAGCCGTGCCCTCCGACGTGTCACACTATCGCTTCTACGTGAGTATGACC ctgtgGTCACCAgcctag
- the zbtb8os gene encoding protein archease: MTDRELDLTESQKEIKAKYPAINKKYEYLDHTADVQIHSWGESLEEAFEQCAMGMFGYMTDTETVEPIDTVEVESEGDDMESLLFHFLDDWLFKFSADLFFIPREVKVLHIDRMQFRIRSIGWGEEFSLLKHPQGTEVKAITYSAMQIHDKEKAEIFAIIDI; this comes from the exons ATGACTGATCGTGAACTTGATCTAACCGAGTCTCAGAAAGAAATCAAGGCTAAATATCCGGCGATCAACAAGAAGTATGAAT ATTTGGACCACACCGCGGATGTACA AATCCACTCATGGGGCGAGTCTCTGGAGGAGGCTTTTGAGCAGTGTGCTATGGGCATGTTTGGGTacatgacagacacagagacggtGGAACCCATTGATACAGTTGAAGTAGAATCAGAAG GTGATGATATGGAATCACTTCTATTCCATTTTTTAGATGATTGGCTGTTCAAGTTCAGTGCTGATCTCTTCTTCATTCCCAGA GAGGTGAAGGTGTTGCACATTGATAGAATGCAGTTCAGGATCCGGTCCATTGG GTGGGGAGAAGAGTTCAGTCTGCTAAAACACCCTCAG GGGACTGAGGTAAAAGCAATAACTTACTCAGCCATGCAGATCCATGATAAGGAAAAGGCAGAGATCTTTGCCATTATTGACATCTGA